ttgttggaaGAACTGAACTGCAAAAATTTCAGCATCAATATATTCACTGTCTACTGGAATGATGCATCGCCTCTATCTTGAGTCACGACAAGTAGGTTAAGAACCGCTGTGAAAGGTTATTTTCTTCTTCTGAATGTATTCCCTCCAGGTTTCTATTTGAGCACCTGTCAGTGGACAACTGTCTGGGGATGTATTCTCTAGCTCGATCTCACCACGACCAGCTGTTGCTCCGCGCTTCCCTCAGGCTGGTGGCCCAGCACTTCCCTCGTGTATCCCGCCATAAAGACTTCCTCCTCCTTGATCACGGCACCCTCGGTAGCCTCCTGAGTTCGGACCGTTTGGGAGTAGACTCTGAGGCGGAGGTGTACGATGCAGCCAGGCGCTGGGCTGAGCACCAACCGTTGGATCGCTACGCCCACATGCCAGCGCTGCTTCACCACCTGCGTCCGGGACTGTTGTCACTGGAGGAGAGTCGAAGACTGAGCCAGGAATTGGGTCCCGCCGCAGCCGGCGAGGGTCTTGGAGGGCCCCTACGTCCGAGGGAAGGAatgtttgagaaaaaaatagtttgtgtGGACTTGACACCGAGGGAAGATGCCAGATTACTTGCATACGACTACACTGTGGACTGCTTTGACCCGCGAACAGGGAAGTGGGAGAAGCTGGCAGCGTTGGGCTCATTGGTGAGTCCCGGCTGCACAGCTGTGGGCGAAAGACTGTTTGTAGCAGGAGGAATTCTGGGCTCGGGCTCTGTGTCTTCGGCTGTGCACGAATATGACGCTGTGTTGGACCGCTGGACAGAACGCCCTTCCATGGGCCTACCTCGGTGTATGTTGGGCCTGCTGGGCTGCGGCGAGTCGCTCTTCGCTTTGGGGGGAAGCAATCGCTCAGCACTGTTGGACTCCAGCGAGACCCTGGAGCTGGCTACACTTAAGTGGGCACCGGGTCCTCGGTTACCCCTCCCCCTGCGTGCCTTCGCCTGTGCAGCTCTGCGAGGACGACTCTACCTTTTAGGCGGAACCACACTTGAACAAAACCGGGCTGTGGTCCATTCAGGGGTGCTTATTTATCACACCTTGACAGACTGCTGGACTCGAGTGGCTCTGGACTCTGGCGCCACCTGCCTCGCTGGAGGTGTAGCAGTGCGAGGAGGAGTCTGTGCCATTGGCGGATACATCAGGGATACTACCAAGTTCTTGGATGGAAACTACACCAATCTGGAGACTTTAGACGCCACTGGCCGCGTGCTGTTTTTCAGGGAGGGCAGGGCATTTGGTGTGGATCGAGAGGTGACTGGAGGAGGCGTTACAGTGTCTGCAGAGCAGCGTGCCGGCGCAGGCGGGGCTAGCGACAGAGCCCCCAGCCCGGTGGTTTTCCCCGGCCTGCCTCGGAGGATTGCGGCCGGGGGTGTGGCCAGGTGGAAACGGAGGATTTATGTTTTGGGTGGAGAAAACGGCTCCCGGTTCTATGACAGTGTGTACTGTTGGAagcccggctggcgaagctggGTGCAGAGACGTGAGAAACTCCCTGGAGACACAGGAGGTGTCAGTCAGTTTGGGTGCACCACTCTTAAGTTTCCTAAGAAACACATCCTGTCCAGACTGAGACGAGCCAAAGAAAACTGCATTGCGCATGAGTAGCTTGACAAGAACCAGTTGAACCTAGAGATGAGCTCCAGGTTGACCAAGCTGGGTCACAATTTCACAAAAGTCTCCTAGCAACCACAGCCTATGTAGAAAATTGGTGTAGCTAAGAGCTTCAATGTGCCTGAATGTACTTTGATCATCTGCTACACTGAAAGTTTATCTAGTGTTGGCATTCAGAAAGTTGCACGTTTTACACAGCTCTGTTGCAAGAAATATGTTGCTACTGTTATCTGCTCAGAATTTTTGTTCTAACAAGTTGTGCACCTGAAAGGCTCCACAACCAAATGATGTGAATTCAATACAGCAGATACATTTTTGTTTCAAAGCTTCCAGTTCATAGTACAAGTCACTCCAGAGTGGCAAAAGCGGTGATGTGAAAAGCATGTTAAATTTTTCTGTTATATTTCATTAACAGCTAATGGGCAATTAGTTCCAAACCAATTGGCTAAAGAAGAGCTCAACTAATCATATTACCCGACTTGATTACTGCCAGTTAAGCCTTCACATCCTTAAATAGAGCCCGCTGATTAATATGAAGAATATTCTAAATCTCAGCAAGCAACATCTTTTATTCTGTCATTTGCTATATGTTAGCACCTGTTATGCCATCAGTTTATGTAGCTGTTCTGGTTATTAGGAAATCGTTATTGGATGCCACACTTAAGGCATTGTGTGTTTGCTTCAGGAATTAAACTTCTGAATGAATGTAAAAAGGTTTTTTAACCTGCTCAAATTAGCATTGCACTttataaagttgttttgtttttctgaagATGCCGTCAGTCTAATAAGGCTGCACAGTATACTGTATTTGTAGGCCTTCTACAAAATGTGAATTTTAGATAAGCAGAAATATTTCCATTGGGCCACTTAGTTATTTGTTGAATGGATCACTTGGCTGGTTGTAACCTGTGAAATATTAGAATGCTCCAGTTACCAGCGATGATTGAGtttaataaaaagaataataaaaagaaaagttatCTGATTCCTGTTTAGCCAGAAGATaaccattcaaataaaaaaatgcaatactATAGTGCcagccaaaaaaaaatgttttttgggggggggcgttGGAGGCAGGGATTGTGTTGCCGCCGCACACTGAATTTGTGAAATGAAACGttcagatgtttttttcttcctctcttttTGTATGCTGTTGCTTTGTGTGTGAAAACAAGGGATTTCCCTGTTCTGAGGTGTAAATCTGCTAAACACAAGCTCATTGCACTGCACACGTGCACCAGCAATCAGTGAAGTAGTTTTTCTACCATTAATAAAGGTTCATAAACAGCAATACAAATAAATGCTTTTATtgctgatgtgttttttttttttttattattaattacatCACAAGAAGTCATCGAGATAAAATCTGAGTGACTGTACTTACCACGATTGTTCCGTATCATCTTCACCGCAGGTGTCCTTAGGCTCATACTGGTGCATAAACCAGCCAAGCATTCCACGTCTATCAGCGATCAGCGAGATACATACACAAATCTTTAGAAAAATTAAACACCACAGAAACCATGTCAATGTTGCATTTCCAGTTTTAATCATCACCTTATATTTAAGCTGATATTTCCCATTATGAGTTGTACATATCTGGACTCTACAGGTATCTCCCATGACTATCAAATAATCGTCCCACCTTGGTGCAGCGTTTCAGCATCATAATGTCCAACCAGTCAGCTTGTTGGGATGGGGTGGTCAAAAAGCAGAGGAGAAAGCTGAAGGAAGAAGACTAGTTTTGGATGAGTTTTCAAGGATGTGTGAGGTATCTGATGCCTCAATCTCCTGCAGGGGAATTAGAGGTAGGGGGGAATTTAAGGCTGGAGGCTGGTGTAGAGTTTCTGCGTTCTGTTCAGTTTTGTTGAACCCACAAAAGTATTGTCGCCGTTGGACAACACAACCCTCTGCCGAAATGGAGGACAAAGAAGGAAAAAGATGGGTAAGTTAAACAATGatgagtaaaacaaaaacattctttGTGGTTCGGGCAAGGGGGACAAGTTGATAagaagtccaataatacaaTAGAGCAGCAAACATTCATACACACCTCAAAAAGCCAACTCccataaaaaaaggcaaacaagCAAAACAGTCTCATCATAAAAAGAAacatatttctcttttttttttttattatcccaCTGATCTTAATCTATATATTGTATCTCCCACAAGTAGTACTTTGTTTCTCCTGTTCATGGCTGGCCCACTAAAGTAGGCTCAAATCTGGGGGTggagaaaacacaaacacacacgcacacacaaagtatGAGACTGTATCAACCAATGGTATGCCTATTCCAGGAGTAACATTGGTGACACAGCCAATTGTTTCAGCAGCATTATCAGGGGACTGATCGACATACaataaatacagcacattccgAGAAATAGAAATGCATGGTGCAGGACAGAGCTCAAATGTTGGAATATCAAGTTTGCCGCATACAATCACATTTCTATAGCAACGCTGAACATTCCACACTGAAAGGTTTGGCATGTTGGCTTCAGTGCCGTTCATGTATTGAATGGGCTGCACTAAGCTCAATGGAGTTGGTATTGGAACATAGACCGAGTctcggggaaaaaaacaggCTCTAAGGGCATTACATTTCTATTTGTCACTTAATGCTAATCTCAATCAAACACACTGCAAAGTTGTCACAGGAACAACTCTGACAACATCCAATGGATATGGAGTTGGGCAGTAATCCTGACACGCAAGAGGCATGATGCAGGGCAAACAGACAGCAGCAAGAAGAGACCCAAACACTGGTAGGCACACTTGAAAATGTGCCACTCTGGAGTACCGTGCAGGGAGAAATTCTGCAAGACttgaccaaaaaaacaaacaaacaaaaaaaaaaccatggtgTGACACACCTCTAGTCATTCCTTGTTTACCACTCAACTCGGTTGAGAATAACAAAACATGAGGTGAAATTTAACAAGGTCCTGGAGTGATGATTTCTCTTTGTACTCATTTTTTCATGCTCATTCTTTGAGTAGAAAAGATTTGATTCCTCTTCTACCTGGCCTCTTCCCGTTTTATCTCCCTCTTGGATCGGATGGGCTGAGAGCCATCAGCGGGCTGCTGGACCCAGTTATTATCATGAAGCCCAACGCGGCATCCCGGCGTGTCCTTGTCCGTACGTCGGCAACACATCCAGTATGAACGTCCATAAGGCAGATCGTGGTGGTAAGGTTTAGGGTGCCATCGGCACAGTGAAACATCCCCACGCTCATATTGGCGTTTACACTGCTTACAGGGGTCATCGCGATAAAGAGGGTCTTGATTCCAGCGAGAGTCCACGGCTCGCACGCCGTAGGTCTCGATCAGCACCTTGAAGTAGTGGCAGGTGCACTTGAGGGCTGCCAAGGAGCGTGTCGGCAGGTAACTGAAGATATTGACCATGATGTGGTCAGGGAGCAGCAGCATATACTGGCGAGGTTCAAGCAAGCGCTGAATCTGAAAGCGGATCTCCAGGAAATCATGGGAGACGTGGCGATAGAGGCGACACAGTGATGGGTCGGAACACTCTTCTCCAACACTGGCTAGGGGAGAGTCTGCTCGAGGTGCACGCTCTCCTGAGCATGTAAGCCCCGCTCCGGGGCTGCTGCTGTTGGCACAGTCCAGAGAGCATAATCCTGATCCTCTGCCAGAGCCCGTTGTGTTGGACTCCTCTTCCGCCACTAGTGGGGATGGAAAGAAAAAGAGCTGTCCTGGAGGAGGATCCTCTGTTGAATGGTCAGTAGCGCTAGCTACACCTCCAACAGTTCCCGCACCGCCAGGCATAGCAAAACACACAGTCTCCTCCTGAACATTTTCTGTACTGTCTTTGCCATAAAACACACATTGGTCCACAGCACCTGTCACCACGACTTCCACGTGAAATCCAGTCACTCGCTCCCGACCCACACCCACCGATATTTTCTCCCCTGAGGAAGGCTCCTGGGATGTTTCTGGGCTGCCGCAGCTCTGCCTGTCAAAGTGATGATCTCCATCCGCTTTAGGGGCAGGAGTGGTGGTGGCGGCAAGCAGCAGGCTACTGGGGTCTCTTGAAGAGGGGCTGACAAGCTGGTAGAGGTCACAGGTTATTTTCTCTTTAGATCTGGCTGTCGTCTGGCTACTCCCGCCACCGCAACTCATAAACATACAGCGTGACCGGCCCGCTGGCTCCAGTTGCGAGCGTGGATCCAGATTAGACACTCTGAAAGCTATCCTCACCTCACCTTGGCTATGGTTGGGGGGCGGAGAAGGTGCTACGCGACTGGACTCTGCTCCTCCTCTCAACTCCCTGTCTCGATTAGGAAAGCCCATAGCTGAACCAGCGCCCATATGGAGGCGGTTCTCCAGATTTTGAGACTCAAAATGTGCAATGGCCTGTGCAACCCGGCATGACTCTTGCTGCTCCTCAAGCTCCTGGTCCGTTTGAAAGGGAGCAGATGATTCCTTGATTTCTTTGGAGGGTTGCTCTTTTGAACTGTCAGACACAAAGGACATATGCGAGGGGTGCGATTCTGTTTCCCGGAGAAGTGTGTGCTGGAGGGGGGTAATGCCCTGTTCTTGACTCGTAATTGACGGCTGGTGCTGGTTTCCATGTACAGCCACAATATTCCGAAGGGCCATGGCTGTCCTCTGCTCAACTAAGGCGACCATCTGTGCCACTGACAGTAAGTCAGTCTCATTCGTCCCATCGCCCGTTGCTTGATCAGGTACAAGTAGTGCATTGGGTGCTTCGGAGGAGCCATGGCTGACGTGTGTTTCTGAGGCATGCGTACGGTTTGGTGGGTCATAGGATGAGCATCTTCTTCGCCTTTTTGCTTTACTGCAGTCAGTTGCCCAGTTGCCTTTAACCTGTGATGGGGGGAAAACAACATAGGGACTCAGACAATATCTTGAACTAAAAACATCCATATTTGGTTTCACAGCTTACCTTCATGGCGCTGGGTCTGCCTTGGCCTGCCCCACTAAACTGGTGTGCCACAAAGAAGGCGATTTTCTCCTTAGTGTTTCCTGGTTTAATGACATACCAGGTATCTAGCAGCACTCGGCCATCTTCCATTTGGGTCCCGGAAGATGGGAGTGGTGAAGGGGATGACGTGGTCATAGCAGACTGGTTTTGCATCAGAGAGCTCGAGTTAAGTTCAGGTTCCGGTGGTGTATTCTCAGAGTCCACATCCTCCACTTTTACATTGTCTTCCTGCACACCCACTCCAATccctccatcttctcctccttcCCCCGCCCTCCTGGTACCAGGAGGCGGATCACCCTTGCAGAGGGAGGAGGACCCTGCCCCACCTACAGCTATAACATTGCCCCCCGTGCCAGGATTCCTGGGTTTGTTCTGAGAATAGGTGCCGAAGGGGCGTGGGCACCACAGACGGATATGAGAGAATGTGTCTCGGTCCATCAGGATGCGGACCTCTGGAACATGCCAGCAGCTACGCTGGCCTGCAGGCACCCACAAGCAGCGCGCTCATGGTCAGATTCCTATCTCAGTGCCGAGTTGAGCCGCAGAGCTCCCCTATGATCAGGCACGGAACCTGGATTAAGAGGACAGTCAGAGGAAGGGGACAAAGTAGGGAGCATGAGGTTGGAAGGAAAGAGAAAGGGAGCATAATGATTATAGGTGCAAAGCTCAATAATCGAAAAAGCAATTCAGATAGGGCATTGTCATTTATCTCAGGCATGAAAGACACCAGACAAAAGTGAACTACCGCCAAAATTAATACACACTATACTACAACCTCAATTAGCAATCATATCCCCTCCCTACGTCTACCctcaaaatcaaattaaaaggaTTCAATTTGAAGTTTCATCCAGCAGATGAAATGCAACCGAGCGGAACAAAATTGAATCTTCTCTTGAATTGCTGTTATTCAAATAGGATTGCTTAATAGAAGGCAACACGGAGCATGCGGGCACATGCTGAACCTATTTTTAGAAAAGATTCAAAGGGGGCGGAGCCGTAGCAAAACCGCCAGAGTCTCCTTGTCCTGTCCCCTTGATTCTGACAATACTCCAGGCCAAGTGCAACCAAAATGCTTTTCCTTCTGCAGCAGTGCCATCTTTTGGGGCCTGTCCAGTATGCGCAGGCGCACTTGGAAGAACAGAAGGATTACAGCAATGCGTTTGGCTGACTGCAAAAGGCTTTCCCTGCTGCTAAAAACCTCTTCAAGTCACATAGATTGCACAGTTAAATCTTGCAGCTTCTTCTACTCTTtgggtaaaaacaaaacaataaatagaGAACATTGAATCAACCCTTGAACTTGAGATTACCGATGTGTCAGGTAACAGTGGAACCTAAGAGGACTGCGGATGTTGAAAAATGCATGAAAGAAACTGTATAACTTCTACAGTCATATCTGTGCAGTCTTCCACATGTGTGCAAGTCCAAACATGCAACCACTTTCAGTGAGAATGTGATGAAAGAGCAACTGCGTCTCTCATTAGCTTGTCTTCGAACAGCAGAGTtccaatctttgtcctttaaataAAACATCCAAGTCAAGCTACCTTTTGCAAAAAACCCAACATACGTTCTAAATACCAGTGAGCAGTGTTAGCGCAAAAAACCTTCTGCTAGAAATCTGAAGATGAAGAGAAACTTTTTCTTTCGGGAATAAAATGTAGAACACATTCTATTAAAAAAGACTGTCTTCGCCATAAGGTTAAGGTTTTGGAATGGCCCAGCCAGAGTCTGCACCTGAATCTGATCGTACACATATTGGATGACAGATTTAGAGCATCTTAGAAAAGTACCATTATCTTAATGATTATTTTAGCAACTATTTGTTTTAGGGTCATCATTGAAAAATGTGGACGGCTGGGTTATTTTAGCATTGTATCAACTTTCAACACACCATGAACTGGTGAACCACTACAGCTCAAGTACTAAAATACATTAAACACATGCTTTATTTGACGCACTTCCTGAAAAAGGTTTGGATTTAAGCTTTCTGCATCAAACTAATCCTCCAAATCCTGGCCAAGCGGCCAGTAACACTTCAGAGCTGGGACCTTGGGGACATACTTTAAAGCTGTCCATGTGTTCTTGAACAAAGCACTTGAGAGTTTGGTGACTGGAGAGACGACACAAATGTTATTCAATTTGATTTACAAGAAGCTCCTTAAGAAGTACCTTTGAAATCAAAGTGGATGGTCTGACATGATAAATGTTTTAGGGTGACATTCTCTCAAGACCGATCATGCTAAACAATACTATCAGTCATTTTTATAAGCGTAATGAACTTGAAATTAGATgtgaaaatgttatttattatatatattatatatatatattttttaggagATTCCTACTGCAGATCAAATGTCATCAGTATTTCTTTAACCGCTGGTTTCTTGACAGTGTTGACGGGCTCCATCACTTACACTGAAATTCAAATCACCTAGGTGTAATAATTCCCAAACTGTTGAAAACTGGGTGGCTTTCGCCTCCAGGTCccatcatgtttttttgtttccagcTAAAGAAATTGAGTTGGATTGTTATTTtgaatcaggggtgtcaaaccagGGTATCAAGAGCCGCtttcctgcatgttttattcaaatgacCAGAAACCTCTTGAGGTTCTTTGAGCGCTTGctgatgaactgatcatttgaatcaggttaATGTTGTTAAACAGTCAGGACAGTGACCCTTGAGGACCAGAgcctttttaaatacaaatgcaTCATACCAGCTCACTGACAGTGGTCTCTGTACATTCATTTTAGTTGAATGGAAAAAGTTCCCACACCGCTGCAGGATTACACTTTGCAGCTATTCCATTTATGCCGCTCAATGTTTTGTGATGGTGCAACTACAAAACTTTGCTTCGAGTACACAAATTTCCTCTGATTCTACCTCGTTTGTGTCGTCTGTGTGTTTTTGAACGAGCGAGTTGTCTCACAAGCGAGTAAACAAAAAGGGTGACTGAATGTTGATGacttgtacaaaaaaaacaatcgtaGTTGGCGATTTATTGAGTCAGGAAAGAACTATTGTACCAATTTTATTTATCAAAAAAGATTGCACCAGATGTCAAATTATCGTGACAGGCCAACATAGTGACACCATTAAAAGTTACTTTGACTTGACAATCCAATGAACCATTGTGCTATATCACACACTGATGTGTACAA
This genomic window from Syngnathus typhle isolate RoL2023-S1 ecotype Sweden linkage group LG6, RoL_Styp_1.0, whole genome shotgun sequence contains:
- the si:dkey-260j18.2 gene encoding kelch-like protein 12 isoform X1 — encoded protein: MNAVRGGTVTWRPQPWQDGDGGGAEPLSDSDSEEEDFPDDSTTPLGDYITLGLKQLLDAQQLCDVTLVVEGRKFLCHRVLLAAVSPYFRAMFTSPLVESRLTEIRLEEVTPSVMETVIQFVYTGEAGLSLETAEDLFVAANRLQVMPLQDLCSRFLFEHLSVDNCLGMYSLARSHHDQLLLRASLRLVAQHFPRVSRHKDFLLLDHGTLGSLLSSDRLGVDSEAEVYDAARRWAEHQPLDRYAHMPALLHHLRPGLLSLEESRRLSQELGPAAAGEGLGGPLRPREGMFEKKIVCVDLTPREDARLLAYDYTVDCFDPRTGKWEKLAALGSLVSPGCTAVGERLFVAGGILGSGSVSSAVHEYDAVLDRWTERPSMGLPRCMLGLLGCGESLFALGGSNRSALLDSSETLELATLKWAPGPRLPLPLRAFACAALRGRLYLLGGTTLEQNRAVVHSGVLIYHTLTDCWTRVALDSGATCLAGGVAVRGGVCAIGGYIRDTTKFLDGNYTNLETLDATGRVLFFREGRAFGVDREVTGGGVTVSAEQRAGAGGASDRAPSPVVFPGLPRRIAAGGVARWKRRIYVLGGENGSRFYDSVYCWKPGWRSWVQRREKLPGDTGGVSQFGCTTLKFPKKHILSRLRRAKENCIAHE
- the si:dkey-260j18.2 gene encoding kelch-like protein 17 isoform X2; translation: MFTSPLVESRLTEIRLEEVTPSVMETVIQFVYTGEAGLSLETAEDLFVAANRLQVMPLQDLCSRFLFEHLSVDNCLGMYSLARSHHDQLLLRASLRLVAQHFPRVSRHKDFLLLDHGTLGSLLSSDRLGVDSEAEVYDAARRWAEHQPLDRYAHMPALLHHLRPGLLSLEESRRLSQELGPAAAGEGLGGPLRPREGMFEKKIVCVDLTPREDARLLAYDYTVDCFDPRTGKWEKLAALGSLVSPGCTAVGERLFVAGGILGSGSVSSAVHEYDAVLDRWTERPSMGLPRCMLGLLGCGESLFALGGSNRSALLDSSETLELATLKWAPGPRLPLPLRAFACAALRGRLYLLGGTTLEQNRAVVHSGVLIYHTLTDCWTRVALDSGATCLAGGVAVRGGVCAIGGYIRDTTKFLDGNYTNLETLDATGRVLFFREGRAFGVDREVTGGGVTVSAEQRAGAGGASDRAPSPVVFPGLPRRIAAGGVARWKRRIYVLGGENGSRFYDSVYCWKPGWRSWVQRREKLPGDTGGVSQFGCTTLKFPKKHILSRLRRAKENCIAHE
- the fbxo46 gene encoding F-box only protein 46, with the translated sequence MDRDTFSHIRLWCPRPFGTYSQNKPRNPGTGGNVIAVGGAGSSSLCKGDPPPGTRRAGEGGEDGGIGVGVQEDNVKVEDVDSENTPPEPELNSSSLMQNQSAMTTSSPSPLPSSGTQMEDGRVLLDTWYVIKPGNTKEKIAFFVAHQFSGAGQGRPSAMKVKGNWATDCSKAKRRRRCSSYDPPNRTHASETHVSHGSSEAPNALLVPDQATGDGTNETDLLSVAQMVALVEQRTAMALRNIVAVHGNQHQPSITSQEQGITPLQHTLLRETESHPSHMSFVSDSSKEQPSKEIKESSAPFQTDQELEEQQESCRVAQAIAHFESQNLENRLHMGAGSAMGFPNRDRELRGGAESSRVAPSPPPNHSQGEVRIAFRVSNLDPRSQLEPAGRSRCMFMSCGGGSSQTTARSKEKITCDLYQLVSPSSRDPSSLLLAATTTPAPKADGDHHFDRQSCGSPETSQEPSSGEKISVGVGRERVTGFHVEVVVTGAVDQCVFYGKDSTENVQEETVCFAMPGGAGTVGGVASATDHSTEDPPPGQLFFFPSPLVAEEESNTTGSGRGSGLCSLDCANSSSPGAGLTCSGERAPRADSPLASVGEECSDPSLCRLYRHVSHDFLEIRFQIQRLLEPRQYMLLLPDHIMVNIFSYLPTRSLAALKCTCHYFKVLIETYGVRAVDSRWNQDPLYRDDPCKQCKRQYERGDVSLCRWHPKPYHHDLPYGRSYWMCCRRTDKDTPGCRVGLHDNNWVQQPADGSQPIRSKREIKREEAR